Within the Montipora foliosa isolate CH-2021 chromosome 11, ASM3666993v2, whole genome shotgun sequence genome, the region GAATTGACTTCTGCGGATGATGctcgtacaaagaacagctaaaagaaaacgaaagttCACGCATTTTCAACATACCACTGGTGCGAGTTCTGTACTGACATTTCATCATGTTGTCAACACGCAAGatttattcataacatttcgaGAAAACTGAATCGAGCATTTTAATCATTAGCTGCTATTGAGCTTTCACTCAGAACATGGACTTGAGTTTCTAAATTGGCGAACGTCAATAAAAGGTTcccactgaaaccccaacacagctcccatcgctttggttgccccaccgcatgttacaaatccggattttcatagAACTCTGTAAGCATTGAggctgtttgaagcctcgcaCGTGCAGAAATCCCCCTCAACGACACTCGACATCACGGCTGTTATTTGTTGTTGGAAAACGTAGTTTCGTTATAAAGGGAGGTGAAATGGTTTAAGGCATCAAGTGAATTGTTTTTAGCCTAGgaaattctattgtccattttgcGGCACCGAGCAAAGGCAACCGAAACCTTTCAGGTATTCTGAGTAATTACCCGATAACTCAATTTCTTTTGATACGTATGGCTACAAcaccaattaacaaagaaagagataacgtggattttgcaacaatttaaaggggctaggtcacgctattttaggcattttcagcactgatcgaatggtcatagaattgactaaaatatcaaaataactgttcaaacctatagaagaactctaacgaaacacagggaagccaagaagggacatggatggacaaaactggagaggactgaaatggattgagtttgggtaaatttgaaaaacgtcggcccaccttttttcaaatttatatcagtctatatcaaaatgtcatttacaaagcttgaaaatcattctcagttgttatgtggccgtgattttgcaaatgaaagactcttgctctgccaatatgacgtttagagctcataattaacaaaattaaacaaaattacctaaaatagcgtgacctagcccctttaacgttTCAGTCAGTTTCTCCCTATATCactgaggtgtaaaaatttcctatttaggatcctttcattcgcttttgtGTTCGTCATCTTTACCCTTTgctaaatattattttctttgtgttcacaacctctccctaggggttatcgcGCAtagcttttaaccaatgaaatccccgcttCCTAATTCTATCGTGCATTTTTCTGCACTTCCGGTTTTCAAACCCATTTTAATACTcagtatatacatgtacctttagGTATCCCGAGTTAATACTCGGTATGCCTTTACGTATCCCGAGTAATAAAGGTGAAGGTGAAGTTTGGTTATCAAGGTACTGTAGCAGAACATTAAGCGTAATCCCAGCTGTTCGACCCGTTTAGCTTCTCTCCCATTGGATATTCCTagccacttaaaaaaaaaaacccaacacCACGACAACTAAAAATGTCGGCATGTTTATTAAGCAGCCACCAAAGAGGCAAGTTGACCAAACTTTTTCACGAGTCAGCGGCACCATAGTCTGAAATAGCAGCCAATGCTGCTCCGACAGAAGCATCTGAGCTGTCACTCAACACTAAGGGCAACCCAAAAACCTGCTCAAGATGTTTTCGAAGAAGTCCGTTTTTCACGAGAGCACTTCCACAACCAACAATCCTTCGTATACCATGCAATCGCAAAAACTCCTTTGACATCGTTTCTTGGAAGTTCTCTGCCAGTCCTTGACACAGAGCGAGAGTGACATCCCCAAGCGAAATGTTGCTGGATGTCAAATTGCTCACCCGGCCCCTCTCTTCAGGGTTATGCCGTTCTCCCCATAATCTCGGTGTCACTTTCAACGACGTTGAACCTTTCTTGTCGGCGCAATCGAGAATCTTTTGATAAATGTCGTCAGTAGAGGGAAGGTTGGTGTGGATTCCAAGTTCCTTCATCCATGACAACAACATGTCCACAAAAGTAGCAAGAGTATTTCCACCTATtaagaagagaaaaaaatacataaGGCGTAACTTCTGGAACCTCATTTCACCACTGCGCCCTAAGTATTTTCCCCAACTGATCGATGAAAGTCTTACGTTCTATGTATTCCACCGACCGCTTAGCTAACTCGGGAGTGCACTTAGCTTATAGAAGGGTAAAGAGCGCTGGACTTTGGAACGGAAGATCCTCGGTTAAAACCCCAGTTGGATCCACAATAACTGACAAAAACGTGGTGCCTTAATATTAAATCACATcggcaatctcgaccccagagctcttatcttgaccgagggagagaagagctctgggtaaccctgaaacaaagtgtcttctcattggttttcgtgaagaacaatcaaaagcgtctctaattggtgcattcatgttagcaagaggagtgagcaggcgccgtaaggctcaaatacccaatttttggctgtaagaaccctacggcgcatgttcttctacgcagagtttcccagagcctcgggtcgacccgaggttctggtgacgagaatgatcaCATCGGCAAATGGATAGACTCTCAAGCCTCCACGGATAAGAACTGTAAAAACGAAGGCCCCGTTTAACAAACCTAAGTTGAAGATAACACGAACGATAACGTTAATTCATACAAGAGAGTTGGAGAACATCGCATtgaaaggggcactgtcatgcttaATTTGCTGGTTTTGggtcaaaaatgggtaaaaatctaaattagtatcgcccaactagtggactaatgcaaatcctgcattttgattggctacgctactagatgactatagctatagtcctcgagtatcgaaaaggtccgaaaagcgtgacgctttctttcgtttcattccggccaaataaatatttcttcaacttgcattcgctaactttattattgccttttctatccaactagttgggtgatactaaaacaattagacccttcaccctcaagggccacgggcaaatagcccattcggcttcgcctcatgggctattgacccgtagcccttgcgggctgcgggtctaattgttaattagtactttagctcacacgtacaacattcctgacaacctactatcaaaatatgaaatatatttatagcACAAAGAGCAATTCGCGTTTCATTTTTGGCGTCTTTCTGAAGACACAGTCTCCAAATTCCACCCAGTTCCATCCTCTAAATCCAAACAACAAAGAAGAGCTttagtgcacttcaatggtcattggcaacaacaaaccacagcattatttttttgttttcattgatgcaaggatgtcttttagtgttttgaagtttgactaaaatagcgtgacactgcccctttaagcgGCGACTTGAGCTGCTGTGAAGAAAGCCTTGGCTGCATGGAAAAAATCTAGGCTTGAACGGATTGTGTAGCGCAAACGCGTGGTCATGGGTTTGAGCACCGTTCAAGCGTCGACTTTTTCCTATAACCTTTCGTATCTTTTACATCATTCAAACGTTAACTTAGTTCAGTGAGTGTTGTAAATATGTTGGCGGCTTAAAGGACATGCCatcctggggccggttgctcgaagcctggttagcgctaactgttGATTAAGAGGCataaacctataggtttccatggtagtAAGCTCTGGTTAGCGccaaccatgcttcgagcaacccgggccaggggcccgtttctcgaaagtcccgaaaacttttcgggcccgaaaagacATGtctgaaattgccaaccgcttgttttggaaatccgatcttttaacatgttttaagggcaacaaaaagaaaaatgactgtgaagtttgacgacttaaatcctctccgttcttgagatacaaagggaattgtgacactcgaaaatagcccgtaaagtttcgggacttttgagaaacggtcCCCTGCACATAAGTGACCGAAACTGGAGTCTTGCTCTGTTCTTACCCTCACCACCCACGTGATCAAGACGCTACTGAGTTGCGTATTTAGCGCTGGGACACAAATTAATGACGttgtacagaaatcaaaacaaatcaactcatagagcggttttcaattgagtggcGGAAGCaataagcgaattgctttgattttgcattacttcactcagtgattggttcaaagttctcgcgccactttttcaatcaatcacaacggaaaccaaaaccaatcgtgcctggcgcgtgcacattttcccgcgctttgtgtcggctacgggtaatttcttcgttttgattggtttactggattatctccgttctttttgattggccaaagtaattactttggttttggttttacgacactcgattgaaactcggctggtctttcatataccggtgTCCTAGCGAATTTTGACCCCCTAGATTTGGACCCCCCCAGTACAAATTCGCGAGCAGATTTCGGCTCCCCGGGATATCCAGAAGGGGGTGCAAATCCGCTGTTACACCGGATACGAAATAATCAATATCCATAAAAAACTCCATCAAGATATAATTTAAGAATAAACGATGAGATATTACTTGTACCACCAAAACTAAAAACACTTAAAACACTGGGTGTCCGCGCATTTGCTGGAGCTGCACCAAAACTATGGAACCCACTTCCGATGGACAGTAGAACATTTCGAGAAATTActaaaggacggtgcctacaattgttattacgcatacgtcctgcgcatctcgaaatactcggatttcccatGGGTGGTctttattaatacagggatatttttgcgcggttcaaaagtATGCGGAGAAATCAGAagttagcaagtgatcttggtatccaaaaagaaaactgggggtaaccaagcattttccagagataattaagctttaatttgtaaaagaacgacacacattgctttgtattttaaagacttttacaaacattgttgattaattatcttcgaaaaattcgtggttaccctcaattttttttgggatttccataacacttgttaagatctgcttttcccgcatattcagtaaaccgcgcaaaaataccattgaattagtaggcaccgtccttaacacccATTTATTTAAATACACATTTTGTCAATAGTTttacatatacatttttttttcgtcaTCATATTATTTCTCCTAATGTAAagaatttaatgtattttgtttgtATATTTTCAATCTTATTCTAGTTATTGTAATGCGCATGTGAGCCAGCAAGGcggaataacaatggtttttTTGTCCTCCCctattttagtccggtatatgatgAAAGTCTATCCGGAAAATCGGAGAACCCgtagaaaaacctctcggagcagagcagCGAACTAAGAACTGAACCCAAATGTGAcgtcaagtctgggaatcgaacccactaCGCTTTCACTGCTGCTTTCACTGCTCGTATGTTGCTTACGTTCGTATTTCCTCGTTGCTGGTGAAAATAAGCCCATGGGATTGAACTACTCTATGTATGTTTCAACACCTTAATTAAATAACTAAGTGTTTGTAATTGTAAGTTCAAActtattttaatttgtaaattttcaCTCATTACTTTATACTTCAACATGTCTAATAACTAAATGTTCGTAATAATTGTATTCTCCGTcgccaacttgcatgtcaacgAAAGATTGATGttttacttggggaggcctCATTTATATAagcttagtagtttcttttaggcctcctcgccactaatgcaatttaattattttctttctgtcttctctcttttgattgttcatatttgtatCTTAATTACTTTTTACtgtggcaaataaataaataaataaataaataagtaagaATAATGCTGTCTAAGATTTTTTCACCAGGGAACAACCTCTACCAAATCTCTAATAATCTGCACCTGAAAGTGATGTGGCTGTAACGACCTTCATTCCTTTAAAGTATGGAAAAACGTAAAGAGCATCACTTGTAATGTCCACAGCTGGGATTTGACCAGACTCATCTCTTTCATCAATACAAGCATCATCTGGAATAACCACAGCCATTTGGCAGCCGGTACCAAGATTGAAAACTAAAAGACAAATTAACAGGAGATTATTTCAAAAGAAATACTTACACGAGAACTTAACGCTTTGGCAACATCCTGATACCATCATGAAATTACCAAAGTTTCAGTGACAATAAAAAATTTTAGGCAtgaaaacgaaaatgaatgAATTGTGCTAATAGGTCTTATTCACAATAGCGGCCACGTTgattttcaaattgtcatgcaaattagtgATGTCTTATGctgggggggcaaacattggaaaaatggcaaattgcggaaaatcggctcgtcgaaatattgaaataacattgctaaaagtacattttagaatttagaattaagtaccttttacagtaattttatatcttttgattgcttttgacatttttgactttctactccgtcatctgctcatttttcacttaaaaaaacatcgaagtaacttgtgtaatctttctattttactacttaggtgataaacattcaatgaacgtgaaacaaatcatttgtttggctaagatgttcgttataacctctcgaacttgagttgtttgccccctcagaagtgagaagctaatttgcatgataatagcaaatccaacatggcggccattgtgaataaggtctattagccAGTGTTGCAAGGGTGGAGTCAGTTTGCATCCTCATTTCCTCTATAAACAGAATTCACGCGGTAAACAGCCGCGGAATTGCTCGTCCCACCCCCCAGGCTGTTGATCACGCGCCATTCAAGACAGAGAGCCAGTGTGCAGGCCAATAATATTTCATAGTGCTGGAATCAGAGTCACTTTTCTGTTCAGATACTAGTTGAAGGGTTGAATGAAAGCATAAGAATTCTGAGTATTTATCTTTTATAATCAAATAATAGTcaaattttcaacaaaaaatggaTTCACAGCTTTAGAATTTAAAAGACATGCAGGGCCAAAACATgcaaattaaggaggctcgaaatagtttctccttttttcaaacaactaaacatattctgtccttagatacagttggGGTAATCATATCacgacgaaatttggccagattattaagtacccatcatagatttctcagtGAAGTCTTTCCATTCAGCGCTACCagataatataataatatttaaaattcaacaaaatctgtaggccagtttttcaaaaaaatcattttttttttaaatgtgtctcaatttttttttcccttcagaattctttttaaatttgaaagacaaacgttttaaattaatctaaactaacatgaaaataatgaaaaaaattcaccgtccggaagcagagatataaacgtgTTAAGttacaaaatcagaaaaaatgaGTGTTACaagagtggagctacaggctaacacaaacggatttaagtgaccattaaaccgtttgtgtgggattttcgtagttttcgtgaataggagatgtctatttatattccatttaTACAGGAATTAGAAGAAACGTGAGcaaaattagcggtatttgtttatttctgatgacccattttgaatcatgagctgatgCGAGCAgtttttagaattgcgtgtgtggcttacgcgcgtgCACTCAGCTGAAACTctttcaagcctccttaatTTGAAGCTTCTGGAGAGCAAGCCAGCACATGACCATAGGCCATTTAAGTTTTTCCTCAGAGAGCAAGCAGGTGGaattctgaaaaaaacatgCAATCTTTTTGGTTCCAGGAGCAAGTACCGGTATATATTTTTCTATATCTTGCCTGCAAAGCTAGGAGGAATACATGATGAATCATTGCATGCTTATACTGATAATTGATTCTCTGTAATGttctgcataattatttttatgCTTTAAGTACAACAATGAAAAATCCTCGCTTTTAGATCaacttttgaaaaaatcttTTTGTTTGGGTACTTTGCTTACTTCAAAGTGAGCTGCAAAGACTGAATTCAAATAAAGAGCAAGTTGCACAAACTGTTTATGCAGACTACCTGTAGATAAACCCTCTCAGTGCAAAGTACAGAATCAACAAACTATAACTTATGTTTCTGTCTGGAAATCAAACTGAAACGCACTGGTGTAAGTTGAGAGCTCTCCCCACTACAACAAATCTGCTTCCCCTGCAACTACAAAAAGGCTTCACATTCCAGCCTGTTACGCATCATGCAAATTTACAGTTACCTGCGTCACTTAGATGGGATGTGCTGGAAAGCACAGAGCACTGAAAGTCCCCCAAGGCTACCCCCACAGGAGTCCCCACTGGAATGCCAAAAAAAGGCTTTTGCAGCTTGCCAGCCACAACACCAGGCTCAAATACTACTGGCAGCAGATGTGTTGGAAAGTCCGCCTTCTCTAAGCTGTTTGGATGAAGAAAACACAAGATTTCAATAAGTTAATACTCTTAGCCATTTCCTAAATAGAACACATACCACATTTATTGCTGCAATCtgcgacaaaattgttgacaccGTCACCTTTTCAATCCCCTATACTGTCATTTTTATCTCTCTTGTCCTTGCTAGGTTACCAAATTcgcacccctccccccaaacaatGTGGGGTGGTACTAATAGTCTTGTTATTTTACACATCAAAACTGCCATACTAACACCAAGTACATGTATCAACTCATTGtagttaatttgtttgtaattaaGTTAATTAAACAACACAACGATTTTTTAAATTATACAAACAGGTTTCAAGGGAATTCCATAATTCTGCTATAAATTAACAAGTCTGTCAATTTAAAAAGGTTGTGCTGTTTTTACACATAGAATAAGTTGCCAGACTTCTGAGTGGAGGCTCTAAAGGTCAAATCCCAGCTGGACCAATATTCACAGATAAGAGCAGGGAGGATAAGGAAGAGACAGTTTTCTGTAGGAACTACAAATGGTTAGATTACATAGTCTTCTCAGAAAAGGACTGAACGGTATAGGCCCATTTCACAAACTTTGAAGTTCATAAATTTTATGAAACATTGAAGAACACAAACACTTTTCTTAGGGAGTAGTTgacattgttttctttctctgaCCTAGACCTATTAATAACTTTTATCACCATGGTCTTGTCAATAACTGCTTGGGGATTTTTTTAGCTACCATAGCTCAAGcaactttgaaaatgttatgcTAAATAAAGATACCGCTACACTCATGTGAGGTATGATCTGAAACCCTTGATTATAGCAAACACCAATGCAGTTTGGGAGTCGGTGAGTTTGTGATAGCGGCAGGGTCTTTATCAACATAATGATAAATAATGTCCAAAAGATCCTGGACTCAAGGGTGTATGAATCCAAGAAAAGTTAGGTTGAAgtaatacaagaaaaaaaatggtcCAAATTCTTTGACAAACCACCTCCTGCTTCATCACGTTCCAGCACTAAACCTTGTGGCAATGTAAATCTTTATGGCTGCATTTAAGTGCATAAGTCTCCATGAGAATAATCCAAATGTTGAACAGAATAATAGGGGTGATGAATGGTAAATCAGAGACTCGCCAAGATGTTGAGACCCTTGTTTGCGAATCCAAACATGCAAGACTTCAcaccaaaataaatgaaatataaaCAAAACTTTGAGACTCTTTGCAAAGGCTGTTGAGATTTTGAGATTGGATGAAACGTTTACAAGTTCCAAGATTTAGGAAGCACAATTCCCCACCCCTAATAATATCTTCTTGGACAGTATAGCAGCATAATAGCAGTGGAAAACTGGAGAGGTCTGCAGAGCAGCATGGTCAGGCTGAAGGGAGCAGCAAATTTCAGCACAAGACAAGAATTACTGGAGAACAATGCAAAGCCTTAAGGTGTATCCCACGTTCACCTGCATGAGAAGTTAACAGAAAGGGTACAGCAACTTAACATTAAATTTATGGAGGGAAGAAGCTCCTATCCATGGGAAGATCATGGAAAGCGAAAGTACCGATATATTTTTTTCAGGCTCCCTTTGACAATAAAAggcagttgacaatatggatgTGGCAGCTGAATAATCAGGTAGGAACATGCAAGGAGGCACAAGGTGTGTGGATAGAGGGTCCAGCAGTAGTTTCAATAGAAGCCAGTTACCAGCAGTCTACCACCGCCTATATGACCTCTTA harbors:
- the LOC137975816 gene encoding sedoheptulokinase-like, with amino-acid sequence MFTSGCRRRKMAEAANETLESEALVLGIDLGTTSVKVSLVCHSSRNVMESIRFETNAGICGVEPNFAEQDVTKVLTVLNHALRNLSSALLGKVTRIGICGQMHGCMMWKEKCCLDWETFDDYLATTNSISHLITWEDGRCTPEFLSSLPSAHQKAGISTGFGCATLFWLKRNDPGVLEYYDFAGTIMDFIVCIFCQSDKPCMSSQSASSWGYFDVGKMTWELDLLEKADFPTHLLPVVFEPGVVAGKLQKPFFGIPVGTPVGVALGDFQCSVLSSTSHLSDAVFNLGTGCQMAVVIPDDACIDERDESGQIPAVDITSDALYVFPYFKGMKVVTATSLSGGNTLATFVDMLLSWMKELGIHTNLPSTDDIYQKILDCADKKGSTSLKVTPRLWGERHNPEERGRVSNLTSSNISLGDVTLALCQGLAENFQETMSKEFLRLHGIRRIVGCGSALVKNGLLRKHLEQVFGLPLVLSDSSDASVGAALAAISDYGAADS